The Humulus lupulus chromosome 7, drHumLupu1.1, whole genome shotgun sequence region CTTTCAGGACAGCTATCCATGTCATCAGCAACTGCAAAAAAATTAATCAGGAAGAAAGTATAATCAAACACTAAACAGAAACGTGAGAAAAAATTCCCTCCTAAACCAACATTAAAAATGAAAAGAGTCGTAGAAGCACCTTAAACAAACCAATTACAACTGAAACTCGGGTTGCATCAGAGGCCGCAGAGAATCCCGCAGTCTGGATCAGTATTATGAAAAATCCATTATATTGTTAGTTGACTAAAGGAATGACTTCACTTTCATTTGGGAGGTCAGGTTTAATGATCAATTACCTGAAGAATTGAACCGGCATAATATAGTACACTTGGTTGCCCGGTTATCTGTTACAATCAAGAAGAAATTTAGCTTACTAATATTTCATACTCTCCTTTGTAAGTTTTAAAATGCAAACGAGCACTACTAatggaaataaaaataaaattagcaATTTGCAGAAGCATATATGAAAAGAAAAACCTGTTGAAAAAGGACTAAACCACCACCAATCACAAATGCTTTCAAATTCGGGCCTTGAAAGACCTCCATGAAACTACCCTCAGATTCCTGATCCTTATAGGCGTATTTTAATGAAACCAAAGTATCTTCTATTTGCTTCTCGGATACTTTGTCACCAGGAGGTCGTCTTCGCAGTTTGCTCAGGGAAACAATGGCTTTCTCTTTCAACTCTTGCACGGGCCCTTTACCTTGAACAGCCCTGAGAAGCAACCAGCGTGGAGATGGTGGGAGACTCCACATGCCTAGTCCCATAAGTACAGCAACAGGGGCACTAAGACCAAACATGAGACGCCACCCCCCTACAGCATTAATCTGAAAGCTTCCTACAAAATAACCCAACTGCAGGAGGGTGCAAAAGACAGATTATCTCACTTATCCAAGAAAATGGGGAAAAACTTCATCAATGTTTGATTGAAATACCAGGATCCCCAGAACTATGAAAAGCTCTTTTAAAGATACTAGAGTTCCACGAATTTGAGATGGACATGTTTCTGCAATATAAAGAGGAGCCCCATGCATTGCCTGTCCAAACAAACAGTCCAGATGATGCCAAAAGCATGTTTGAGTACATGAACTCTACCAGAATCTTTTCCAATAGGCATGCATATACACTTTTCCTCCTGTTTGGGAGGAAGATAGTTAAAAGAAGTTTACCAAGCCAATACCAAGGCCATAAAGAAGCCGGCCAACTAAGAGAACACCAAGCCCTGGTGCATTTGCAGTGATCAGACCTCCTAACAGATATAGTACAGCTGCTATGATAAGTTCCCTCCTCCTTCCTTTTGTAAGCCAATTCAAGAAGTTGAATAAGAAGACACTCTTAAAAAAACAAGGTTAAAATCTCAGgacaaaagtaaacaaaagaAGCAAGTACCAAGGAAATCAGCAATTGGGTACACAAGGGAGGAACCAAGAAGAGCTCCATATAGGGATCCACTTACCTACATTAATAATACAAAGAATAGAATAAAATTATGATCCATAGTGATCACACTTTGGGAGAAACAAATTAAAATTTCTGCAATTGCACTGATGTAGTATTTGTATGATTCATGACCATACCACAAGACCAAGCTGAACAGCGCCAAAATTGAACCAATCTGTGCCACTAAGCTCAGGAGACTGAAATAAGTAAAAATACAGTTTCAATCAATTCAGGTGCTTTCGTACATACTACACATTAcacaataattatttaaactactGAGAACTGCCAGACTGAAGATGTACCTGCAATGAGATCGTAGCGCCAGAAGTGGCACCAATGTCATACCCAAATAATAAACCTCCCAAGGCAGGAAACAAAAACCTAAATTTCCATaattttagtaatacaaaaaagtATATTGTGAATTGAATTCTACATGTTCACGTATATCACAGATATAGCAAAAGTAACTCCATAAAAATGTGATACAACTGTCTAGAAGCTACTCATCTTAAAAGTACTGAATGATTTACTCATCATTTTGATTATATTCTACAAAACCCACTAAATTTATAGCTGAAAAAACGTACGGCAATATCACAGAAATCCAAGAAAACTCTTCTTGGTCTCTTGCGTCATCAACAAGCGACTCAGCTTCTTCCCCTGAAGAATACCCTTCCTGAGCTCCAGCCTAAAAAAGAGCCAATAATACTAATTGCCCAAAACGTAAAAAAGCTAAACACAAAATGGGTTGGTCTTATTATACCTTGGCAGTGAATTCAAGTCTACCCCCTTTGAGGCTTGAAGAAACAGCATAATTTGAGTTGAAACAAGTGTGAAAGGTAGCAGAGAAGTGTGGGGTTGAGTGAGACTTAGTAGTATTATAGAAAAGGAGTTGAGTTTTCGTATTAAGTCTATGAAACGGGAAGCGCTTCTCAGAGGGTTTGAGGTTCAACAAAGGTCGACTAGAGACACTGCAAGCCATTGTGAATCACTAGACACACACTGATCACTCGTTTACTTCTTTGTTGGCGCCTTAttatctctctttttctttttctttttctttttatgaaAAAGATAGCCAATTGCGGATGACCACGTAATTGTTTAGGGATCTAGTGATTAGGTATTTTGTTCTTTTGTTTATGGCGTAAAGAAAGAGTTGTTAGtttgtccaaaaaaaaaagagagtcgTTAGTTTTCGCAATTGACTAGCACTTTAGACGTCATTGGGGTTGGCTAGTTGGTTCGTTCCTGGTCCACAGGTAAGCTTTTGCAGAACACAAAAGAAAATAGATTATACCAATTCCGTTTATCTTCTCCCTTACATTAATCATTATTCTTATCTCTTTTAATCTCATACAAAATTAGATTCGTAACAgaaacataatataaataaataaataaaaccgtTTGTTCTAGAATTTACCTGAATCAAAATAGAGATGATGAGATCTCTCTCCGCCTTTACATTGCATGACTCAGCTTCTTCTTCTGTTGATTTTGATGATATTGTTAAGAGGGAGGGAGagttggtcaaaaataataataacaccaACAAATGCAATTCCCATAATCCGTTACTTattttgtttccttttttttctttttctattgaCTGTATCTTAACTGATTCAATAACGGACTCTTTTCCTTATTTTAGGCTTTTTACTCTTTGCTTTTGTTCTAAGTTTTCGCCATTCAAATAAATAGCACCACAATTTGATTGACTCCTCCAAAATATTTAATCCGAGATCGATCGATTCATTccattctattttaattaaaaacgACTTGAGACTAACATAATGGAAGCTGAAGCGAATGCCGTTAACAAGTTCCAGACGAGGCTGAAGGCTCACGCGCCGCCGTGTCTTTTGCTTGATCAGATCATATCAATGGCCGCGGTAGCCGCCGAGCCTAATTTCCCGGCTAATTATTCTGAGAGCGATTCTTGCAAGGCGATTCCATTGCTATCGCCGCTTATTCTTTCTCCCAAcactgatgatgatgatggtgatcaGGAGCAATTAGTTAATGGGAAGGACACTAGTATTGGTGGAGATGATGACGATATATATAAAGGGGAAGATGATAAAGATGACGATCAACGAGAGGACGGCGTAGTGGCAGATGACGACGCCGTTACACCTAAGAATGGGTGGCAAAATCCGGCTGTTCCGAATTTCGTTGATCAATCTTCCTTGTTTAGTTTCTTTCAATCGCAGTGCATTATTGCCAACCAAGCTCCatcataattatgtttttttttctttatttcagaTATTTGTTTCTGAATtggtttataattattattattattattttattgttattgtctGCTTTTAGTTGAACTTCATGCCTATCTCTTTTTCTGTACATAACTTAATAAATGTGTTTTTAGTGTGATAAATGTATATGTCATACCAATTACACAAATCATTGCATTAGTATAATCTGTTTCCACAACTAAAACTATATTACAATGCCTCACTAATCTTGTAATTTAACGAACTCATAAATTTGAATTGTACCAAAAACTTCATACAAATAACCCATACCAAGGTTTGATGGTAAATTTTCTatttaacaaattgaaagttgaCAAATAAATCTTGttattttaattaactaaaaaattgacaAATTGATCCTAATCAACTAGAAATTATTGATTACTCCGACTCATATTTTTGTAGTTGAGAGACCCGAATCGCAAAATGAAAGCAAAAGCTTGGTAGAATTAGGATAAAGTCGCAGAAATGGTCTTATAAGGCCGCGCAATAAGAAAAAAATAAGGTGGATGATAAGTAATTCAATTCATAAATTAACCcccaaagaagaaaaaaaaaagtccccAAGTATACAAAGTCGATGGAATGATATAATATTCCATTACAGAATTTCAACTTCTGGAAATGCCTCGAGCGACCATCCATTTTAGGCCGAAAAAGCTCATTCATTATGTACACCAGGCCAACGTCCATCCCAATCTTAATAAaagtactaaccatgtttttttcTCTTCCCTCAAGCTTTCACTTAATATATAATCAATAAACAAAAGTCACCTAAACATCCGACCACACCGCCCCCTCCACTTGCTCCCTTCTAAGGCTGGCCACATCCACTATGTCGGCGAAACTCATATTTCTTCGCCTACTCAGAAGTCGAATTCCCCTGTTGCCTGCAGTTGGCACAATATCAGTAAGAAAGATGGCAACAAAAAGCCTCACGAGACAATACCATCAAATTGTTCAACACATTCTCACCTTATTGAAGAGAATATCTTTATTGTTTATGTGCATAATGCCATCCTTCAATGTGCATTTCCACCTGCTCTTGGTGCGTGTAACCTACACAATCAGACACACAATTTTACGTTACTAGAGTGAAATagcaagaaaaataaaagaagttTCAGTATATCAAAATAAGTAACTGACTTCAACAACACacgggggagagagagagagagagatacttTGTCAAACTGAGCCAAAACTAAATGCTGTGTATTTAGCTCCTCCCCTTGGTCCACGTCATCCAAATCGTCATCATCGTTTTCATTCAACGGGGGCTCATCGTCATCGTCCTCTCCAACATCTTCTGGAGCAGGAATAGCAGGAGTGCTGGCTGGAATGTCTGCAAGAAATAGAGTTAAAGAGGAAGATTATAAAAAGAACAAATTTTACAACCAAAGTCACCAACATAAAGGAATATGCTACCGATTTGGAGGTAATGAAAATAATTTagaaattttttttatcatagtatTTACCATTGGGAGCAGGCGTGTTTGCTATGTTGTAATCCTCGTTAAAGACTCCTTGATAGTTGTATATCTGTAAGGTAGAGATACAAAGAGGGGTTTACAACAATAAATGGGGAAAGAAGAGAGTAAAGGGAGCAGCATCTTAATGGTCCTTTACATAATTCTAAGTACAAAAGATCAATAACGCAACTTCACTAAGAATGTACGCACATATACTTAAACAATCCAAGTTGCACTTTAAATGACCAGCGCTACCAATAACAAACTGCAGCTCAATATCAATCAACATATTTGAATTTCTAAGCAAATGAACAATAGGATATCTAGCTCAACTTCAGAATAAACTTCTTGTCAATTTAGGCTAACCAAATAATGATACCAATAGACCCAGAATCCAAAAACTGTACATATGTAGCTGTCAAATCAAAAAAAGATCCTGCAGATTATCAAACTAATTGTTGCTGGTGGCCTTTTTTTTACCCCAAGTGTTTCCTTCTCCTGCATGCCAAAACTTGGCATCCCAACCTTCTCAACAACTTGGAGAAATATAATACTTAGATCTATTATGCAAGTAATCTACATTATATGAAATTAGCAAACTAGACAGATGATTCACTCCCAAACAAATAAATGTCAAAGTATTGTTAATTTTATTAACAAATCCACCACCACATAGCATAGAAAATAATTACACAAATTATTACATTAATCATATAGAAACAACAAAAGAATTCAATTCTATCACCAATATGCGAGTGAACATCATAATTTAAAAAGAAGAAATATGAATTGAGACAATAAAAAATAACTCCACATAGCAGATGAGCACAGAAACAACAAATAAATATGCATACATTGGGAGTAGAAAGCACATCATCATAAGGATCAGGAATAGGCCCATCAAGTTGAGGAATCTTTGAGGATGACCTAAGCATGCGCTCTACCATTTCACTATTTCTTCCTCCAATGACCTGGAAGGTTACAATTGCATAATTAGTTAATCAAATGCCAAAATAGATGCGCAAAAACTAATATGAATGTGTGAATTCACATTACGTGTAAGATTAAAAGTCATAATAAAAGGTAAAGGTAAGAGGTTTATATTTAAAGCTATGTTCTTACAAAATGCACCATATAACAAGGAGGAACTGCTATTAAACACCTACATGAACTACAAAATAACTCGAATCCTAAACCAATAAATTCTCTCTGTTTCCCTGAAAGGCTTTTTTTTAATCCAACAAGCTACTCAGAAGATGTCTCTTTTCTGTCAATATTTATCCTACAGACTAAAACCTGTCATTGCCAGAACCACCTGCTGCCCCATCTTCACCTATCTACAGACAAACTTTGTGTAGGTTACCAATTTCAACTTTAATTGTTGCACTCAACAAACAAAAAAAGGACAACAAAAATGATAGGCATAGGAAGTGAAATAGAATACAATGACTGCAAAGATGCAAACCGACAGTAATTGTACCACAAGAATAATTCAAGAAGGCCAAGTCGGTCAtgtcaaattaaaataaaagaaaagcaaCCTTTATATATAAAACAAGATAAACTTGGCATAACAGAACTTTCAACACCTCTTCATAAGGGAAACATGACGAAAAAAATACAAACCTCAATCTCAAAAACCTCAGGGGTGGTATCCCCAGCTCCATCTTGCTGGGGGACAAAGCCACCCGCCTGGTACTGTGGAGGAAGATCTTCACGTTTTCGCTTACCAGAATTCATCGTGAAGAAGTCCTGGAATTTCCCCCACATAAGACACAAATTAACCATAAAGATGACATGTTGATTGCATTGCTATACAATGTTATACCTCCTACAACAAGAACAAttatagaataaaaataaaaataagaaatcTGAAAAAGAAGCATAAAAATCATAATTATCTACAACTCTTTAACCATGAGTTTTCTTCAAATTagaaaccaataatttttttcaaatttctaaAGAATGTAAAACAAAGAAGACTTACTTGCGTGGAAGATTGATTAGAGGTTCCTCTGTCCACTTCATCCCGCCCTTCCACATAAGCTACATCCACACAACAATAATTACCATAAAACCATGAAGAACAGAAGCTTTGTAATGTCTGCAGTATACAACCATGCTTACCAATGTTAACATCAAGTGGAGGCCGCTGGCTCATCCAAGGTGAAGGAGGTTGCTACAACAATGAATACAGAAAGTTATTACTTATTATctttaaacataaaaaataaaaaaaactgaaCAAAGAAATAAATTGTGTCCACTCTCAATCGAAGAAATAATTCCCTTCAGCACTTAAAAGAACATTAGCTTCACTTTTGAAATAGCCTAACAAAGCAAATTATAAACAATAAAACCTTCACAATGATAAGACAAAACACAAGAAACATAAGCAAGGTGGGGTTTACCATGTATGGACTAGGTCTTCCAGTAGCAGATTTCAGTTCAGTGTTGCCACTGCTAGGTGTGCCAGCGCCGCCGCCACCACCACCGCCACCATTATCATTTCCAGATGCAGAATAGTCACTAGGCCCGGTGGGAATATTATAAATGTCAGCAGTTCCTGGTAAAGGTGTTTGAATCGGAGTCTGCAACGGCGTCTACAATTTCAAAGAGCCCACGTCAACTATTCAATGTCAAGACTAACGAAACCCATGAATTGACACACATcaatatactaaaaataaaaatactcaCGGGGGGGAAGAGTATTTCAGCTGTAGGGGTTTCGTACTCCTCAGTCCCCTCATATGGTACGTTGAGATCGTGAACTGGAGTAATTGGACCTCCAGGCGTGGGCTTCGCTGCACCGGACCTCTCTATGGGGGCATTTACTACACCCGCTTGCATCATTTTCGTTTCCCACATCTGAAATTTTCCCAAAACAAAATAGGATCAGTTAAACCATAACTTAACCTCAAATCTCAGACAAATCTCAAAACCCTAAAAAGAAGATCGGATCGAACCCCCCGTAACACTCACTCTAGCTATAAACACAGCAAATCAGTGGAAACACCCTAAAAGAAAATCTAGAACTATGAATAAAATGGAagaatataatataataagaaagaTGAAATTTTGGCTGAAATTACTCCTTGAAGCTCCTTCAGAACGTCTTCTCCGGGACCGTTGTTGAGGAACTCTTCGCGGACCTTGCTGACAACATCTTCAATAACACTAACATACACACTGCTTGTTGCAGTCGCCATTTATGTCTCGATGATttgttcctcctcctcctcctactcCGACGATGTTTCGGAAAATCTCGAATCGAACCGGATTTTCTCGGGAAGATGGAATGGAAAAATAAATACTCAGGAGAGAAAATCTATGATGTTAAAGAATCGAATCATGAAATCGGAACAGGGATGGAGGGAACTGAAGGGCTCTAGGGTTTGAGGATGTAGGAGTGAGAAACAAGAACGACTATgagggagaaagagagaagagagagagcgCGGACCAGAAAAGAGGAATAAAGAGTGGAATATAAATAGGTTTGCATCCGATTATAAGCGTGGGTCCACGTGTCGAAATCTGCACGATCCTGATATTTGGGGTAACCCCACCTggaaaaataaaagccttggggcGGGCTCAGTTCACTTCACACCGTTTAAAATTTAAGATAAGAATAacatttcttttaattattaaaaattgcaAATGTTTGTctttaaattttttgtttttctctttaatttttttggtaAAGTTTTTGCCTTTAATTAATTTGTAAATAAACTCACACTTCATTAATTTATTTCGAGTAAATTGTGAATTTGCTTATAAACTCAAACGTAGATGAATAATTTTAGGGTTTATAATTTTTTAGACTATGTGTTTTGTCTTATTATTTATTTGGAtcatgtgttttgataaattactttttgaac contains the following coding sequences:
- the LOC133791127 gene encoding D-xylose-proton symporter-like 3, chloroplastic — encoded protein: MACSVSSRPLLNLKPSEKRFPFHRLNTKTQLLFYNTTKSHSTPHFSATFHTCFNSNYAVSSSLKGGRLEFTAKAGAQEGYSSGEEAESLVDDARDQEEFSWISVILPFLFPALGGLLFGYDIGATSGATISLQSPELSGTDWFNFGAVQLGLVVSGSLYGALLGSSLVYPIADFLGRRRELIIAAVLYLLGGLITANAPGLGVLLVGRLLYGLGIGLAMHGAPLYIAETCPSQIRGTLVSLKELFIVLGILLGYFVGSFQINAVGGWRLMFGLSAPVAVLMGLGMWSLPPSPRWLLLRAVQGKGPVQELKEKAIVSLSKLRRRPPGDKVSEKQIEDTLVSLKYAYKDQESEGSFMEVFQGPNLKAFVIGGGLVLFQQITGQPSVLYYAGSILQTAGFSAASDATRVSVVIGLFKLLMTWIAVLKVDNLGRRPLLIGGVSGIAVSLFLLSAYYKFLGGYPLVAVAALLLYVGCYQISFGPISWLMVSEIFPLRTRGRGISLAVLTNFGSNAIVTFAFSPLKELLGAENLFLLFGGIALLSLIFVVVYVPETKGMSLEDIESKILNK
- the LOC133791129 gene encoding uncharacterized protein LOC133791129 isoform X2 produces the protein MATATSSVYVSVIEDVVSKVREEFLNNGPGEDVLKELQGMWETKMMQAGVVNAPIERSGAAKPTPGGPITPVHDLNVPYEGTEEYETPTAEILFPPTPLQTPIQTPLPGTADIYNIPTGPSDYSASGNDNGGGGGGGGAGTPSSGNTELKSATGRPSPYMQPPSPWMSQRPPLDVNIAYVEGRDEVDRGTSNQSSTQDFFTMNSGKRKREDLPPQYQAGGFVPQQDGAGDTTPEVFEIEVIGGRNSEMVERMLRSSSKIPQLDGPIPDPYDDVLSTPNIYNYQGVFNEDYNIANTPAPNDIPASTPAIPAPEDVGEDDDDEPPLNENDDDDLDDVDQGEELNTQHLVLAQFDKVTRTKSRWKCTLKDGIMHINNKDILFNKATGEFDF
- the LOC133791129 gene encoding transcription initiation factor IIA large subunit-like isoform X1 — its product is MATATSSVYVSVIEDVVSKVREEFLNNGPGEDVLKELQGMWETKMMQAGVVNAPIERSGAAKPTPGGPITPVHDLNVPYEGTEEYETPTAEILFPPTPLQTPIQTPLPGTADIYNIPTGPSDYSASGNDNGGGGGGGGAGTPSSGNTELKSATGRPSPYMQPPSPWMSQRPPLDVNIGKHGCILQTLQSFCSSWFYGNYCCVDVAYVEGRDEVDRGTSNQSSTQDFFTMNSGKRKREDLPPQYQAGGFVPQQDGAGDTTPEVFEIEVIGGRNSEMVERMLRSSSKIPQLDGPIPDPYDDVLSTPNIYNYQGVFNEDYNIANTPAPNDIPASTPAIPAPEDVGEDDDDEPPLNENDDDDLDDVDQGEELNTQHLVLAQFDKVTRTKSRWKCTLKDGIMHINNKDILFNKATGEFDF
- the LOC133791130 gene encoding uncharacterized protein LOC133791130: MEAEANAVNKFQTRLKAHAPPCLLLDQIISMAAVAAEPNFPANYSESDSCKAIPLLSPLILSPNTDDDDGDQEQLVNGKDTSIGGDDDDIYKGEDDKDDDQREDGVVADDDAVTPKNGWQNPAVPNFVDQSSLFSFFQSQCIIANQAPS